A window from Corynebacterium singulare encodes these proteins:
- a CDS encoding membrane protein codes for MTSRLATSSDAEQPGRTRSLLIAALFLLPLIVGAVVATASQWQPAQAWSEEQAGAPSDGTIDPTELYDVARALTEANAQAGFLANGTQQLTDGTGELKGGADELGGGVDQLAGGSQELYDGLVQLQSGTAQLGNGATELADGVGSAVDQVVGLGVVRGQILEAIDGTVKDLEGNNSREAKEIRSQLGDLRAQVENFQFDQSIQDQLIQLKDGSRELSNQLAVNGYAYHDGVYQAAEGAKQLNAGIGELNAKVDEALKGVDELVAGAEKVDGMAQQNKTKVQGAQRALPTVAGPAQQHSEPAQLLSPIVAMLLAALAVLGGGVLGALLTRVERRLVTLIGGAAVIGVIVGLLMVLLATGVTATAVGWAVLAAVGAGVASASAMFALVRGLGVPGWGLGILLGVLQVGVVGWAWKAASTGTDLNAALSALVHLFPMHWATSAITVAGNGGNSPQLFAGMAILGVIIAVSIGVVGAPSSRRPETKA; via the coding sequence ATGACCTCACGCCTAGCCACTTCTTCTGATGCCGAGCAGCCCGGGCGCACTCGCTCGCTGCTGATCGCCGCCCTTTTCCTTCTACCGCTCATCGTCGGTGCAGTGGTTGCCACTGCGTCCCAGTGGCAACCAGCTCAAGCGTGGTCAGAGGAGCAGGCCGGTGCACCCAGTGACGGCACGATTGATCCTACTGAGCTTTATGATGTTGCCCGAGCCCTCACCGAAGCCAATGCTCAGGCCGGCTTCCTGGCCAACGGAACACAGCAGCTCACCGATGGTACCGGCGAACTCAAAGGCGGCGCAGACGAACTGGGCGGCGGCGTGGACCAGCTCGCGGGCGGCTCACAAGAGCTGTACGACGGGCTTGTCCAGCTGCAGTCCGGCACCGCTCAGTTGGGCAATGGTGCCACCGAGCTTGCCGACGGCGTCGGTAGCGCCGTCGATCAAGTCGTCGGCCTCGGCGTGGTGCGTGGCCAAATCCTCGAAGCTATCGACGGCACCGTCAAGGATCTTGAGGGCAACAACTCCCGTGAGGCGAAGGAAATTCGCTCACAGCTCGGTGATCTGCGCGCCCAGGTGGAGAATTTCCAGTTTGACCAATCCATCCAGGACCAGCTCATCCAGCTCAAGGACGGATCGCGTGAGCTTTCAAACCAACTGGCGGTCAATGGCTACGCCTATCATGACGGCGTCTACCAAGCTGCGGAGGGTGCCAAGCAGCTTAACGCCGGTATTGGCGAGCTTAACGCCAAGGTGGATGAGGCGCTCAAGGGCGTCGATGAGCTTGTAGCCGGTGCCGAGAAGGTTGATGGCATGGCCCAGCAGAACAAGACCAAGGTTCAGGGTGCACAGCGCGCCCTGCCCACCGTGGCTGGCCCAGCACAGCAGCACTCTGAGCCCGCGCAGCTGCTAAGCCCCATCGTGGCGATGCTGCTGGCCGCGCTCGCTGTTCTTGGTGGCGGTGTGTTGGGTGCCCTGCTCACCCGTGTTGAGCGTCGTCTCGTGACCCTGATTGGCGGCGCGGCGGTGATCGGCGTGATTGTTGGCCTTCTCATGGTTCTTTTGGCCACCGGTGTGACCGCTACTGCCGTGGGCTGGGCGGTGCTCGCGGCGGTGGGGGCCGGGGTGGCGTCGGCAAGCGCGATGTTCGCCCTGGTTCGTGGCCTTGGTGTCCCGGGGTGGGGCCTGGGTATCCTGCTCGGCGTGCTCCAGGTGGGCGTCGTAGGATGGGCGTGGAAGGCGGCGTCCACGGGCACGGATCTGAATGCGGCACTGAGCGCCCTTGTTCATCTTTTCCCCATGCATTGGGCAACGTCCGCCATTACAGTGGCAGGAAATGGGGGGAATTCCCCACAGCTCTTTGCCGGGATGGCAATTTTGGGGGTAATCATCGCCGTCTCGATTGGCGTTGTGGGGGCACCCTCTTCTCGGCGCCCAGAAACAAAAGCCTAG
- a CDS encoding DUF5129 domain-containing protein codes for MTSDRDIKPFAASRGPKVTSVGAIVGMALASGLLLGGLGAGATLAAVGTPERSDYVIQPAQQTVQTDIMDPHDVLTPEEEERMLRDASRIAAPDVVQGLHYVVFARNHENVNDTVEEYLRDQHPELIGKDKFADGQVFIGVGLNPRRTFVFSGEDVAKALDLRKDDRHLSRSIDAIKPGARDGNIPAGLFAGASTAIDAERAADARFESAKKSRVGGAVGLGVGGLALGTVAAGTVGGVRRSKQKKAMRAREDWDYVSQTYTDVAQRLQSIDIRAHSLQSGLVDERMREDWEGLRDDFLAIDRSVGSFMSIPADAPDEQFRSRAEKIAEARLMCERVETAEANLEKLYRVENADVDARRYELYELGKDLAQAGYVASDIDSGAARHAKELEDAAVALSNQPDHPQFMERYLEILDRSALLSEHLQGQLQKRNEADERPERTHIYDKDFFAGSGYNGYVPFYVVSSWDSDAVAARDSNSGSSGGGVNSSFSSGFSGSGGSSSF; via the coding sequence GTGACTTCGGACCGTGATATCAAGCCGTTTGCTGCTAGCCGTGGCCCCAAGGTGACGTCCGTCGGCGCTATCGTCGGGATGGCGTTAGCTAGTGGTCTGCTTCTCGGTGGGCTTGGCGCTGGGGCAACCCTTGCAGCCGTCGGCACTCCTGAGCGCTCCGACTACGTCATTCAGCCGGCCCAGCAGACGGTGCAGACGGACATCATGGATCCACATGACGTGCTCACTCCGGAGGAAGAAGAGCGCATGCTTCGCGATGCCTCCCGGATCGCCGCCCCAGATGTGGTTCAAGGCCTGCACTACGTGGTTTTCGCCAGGAATCATGAAAACGTCAACGACACGGTGGAGGAGTACCTGCGGGACCAGCATCCAGAGCTCATTGGCAAGGACAAGTTCGCCGACGGCCAGGTGTTCATCGGGGTGGGGCTGAACCCACGTCGAACCTTCGTTTTCTCGGGCGAGGACGTGGCCAAAGCGCTTGATTTGCGTAAGGATGACCGCCATTTGAGCCGCTCCATCGATGCCATCAAACCGGGAGCGCGGGATGGCAATATCCCCGCCGGGTTGTTCGCAGGCGCGTCCACCGCAATTGATGCTGAGCGTGCTGCCGATGCTCGGTTTGAAAGCGCCAAGAAGAGTCGTGTCGGCGGGGCCGTGGGACTCGGTGTGGGCGGACTTGCGCTAGGAACCGTTGCTGCAGGCACGGTTGGCGGAGTGCGCCGCAGCAAGCAAAAGAAGGCGATGCGGGCTCGTGAGGATTGGGATTATGTGTCCCAGACGTACACCGATGTTGCACAGCGCTTGCAGTCTATTGATATCCGTGCGCATTCGCTGCAGTCGGGTTTGGTAGACGAGCGCATGCGTGAGGACTGGGAGGGGCTGCGCGATGACTTCCTAGCTATTGATCGCTCCGTCGGGTCCTTCATGTCTATCCCTGCCGATGCGCCGGATGAACAGTTTCGTTCGCGCGCCGAGAAAATCGCGGAGGCACGACTCATGTGTGAGCGCGTAGAAACGGCCGAGGCCAATCTGGAGAAGCTATACCGCGTTGAGAACGCCGACGTTGATGCCCGCCGCTATGAGCTCTATGAGTTGGGCAAGGATCTGGCGCAGGCGGGGTATGTGGCTTCCGATATTGATTCTGGGGCCGCGCGTCACGCTAAGGAGCTGGAAGATGCCGCCGTGGCATTGTCCAACCAACCGGATCATCCGCAGTTTATGGAGCGCTACCTGGAGATCCTTGACCGTTCTGCACTGCTGTCGGAGCACCTTCAGGGCCAGCTGCAGAAGCGCAATGAGGCCGACGAGCGCCCTGAGCGCACCCACATTTATGACAAGGATTTCTTCGCTGGTTCCGGCTACAACGGTTACGTGCCGTTCTACGTTGTGAGCAGTTGGGACAGCGATGCTGTCGCCGCCCGTGATTCTAACTCTGGCAGCAGCGGCGGCGGTGTCAACAGCAGCTTTAGCTCGGGCTTCTCCGGTTCGGGTGGCTCCTCCAGCTTCTAA
- a CDS encoding VaFE repeat-containing surface-anchored protein: MDQPGLPDENGGSGSNPSTKTPSIKTKAEFAEGSVRVVNGAVVTDTVTYEGLVPGKKYHLDATLMSKDGETELGTGEAEFTAAESGSGSTTVDITVKNAEQPVDVAVAFEELTSVEVNADGDETPGAETPNKIAEHKNLEDKAQTVTSKKTLTPSIKTKAEFAEGSHEVVAGAKVIDTVDYFNLVPGKEYTLKAELINKKDGKSVLGSGEAVVKPESANGQAEVEITVSEDVKEPVAAAVAFEKLFSKQVNEFGEDAPNEEGDGNLITTHEDISDKDQTVPKGEETTTTKEQPTPTTTKEQPTPTTTKEQSTPTTTKEQPTPTTTKEQPTPEQPTPTTTKEQPTPTTTKEQPTPTTTKEQPTPTTTKEQPTPTTTKEQPTPTTTKEQPTTSKENESGEPKISTNADFANGATEVVAGAQVNDRVTYEGLVPGKEYTLKAELISKADGESVLGEGERTFTPEASKGEVVVEITVFDKVTEPVEAAVAFEKLFSKQVNEDGEDAPNEEGDGNLITTHEDINDKDQTVPKDKETTTPTEPTNPTEPTEPTEPTEPTEPTKPTNPTEPTEPTEPTEPTEPTNPTEPTNPTEPTEPTEPTEPTEPTEPTEPTEPTEPTEPTEPTEPTEPTEPTEPTEPTEPTEPTEPTEPTEPTEPTEPTESTEPTEPTEPTEPTEPTEPENPGEETTPNKPGDKPGDEDGSSKKSDLPWWLLLIPGLGLVKIIADGFDGGHDGGDNVSDGDHEGGNDHGDVTEDNVRDNDVKDESVEDAGRGDRDKNALDATAPEDAGQPLPSNAERVEIKHVPSGATKLEPGMQSYIK; encoded by the coding sequence GTGGATCAGCCGGGCCTACCTGACGAGAACGGTGGAAGCGGTTCTAACCCGTCCACTAAGACGCCGTCGATTAAGACGAAGGCTGAGTTTGCTGAGGGTTCGGTTCGTGTTGTTAATGGTGCGGTTGTTACTGACACTGTGACCTATGAGGGTCTGGTGCCTGGTAAGAAGTACCACTTGGATGCGACGTTGATGTCCAAGGATGGCGAGACTGAGCTGGGTACTGGTGAGGCTGAGTTCACTGCTGCTGAGAGTGGTAGTGGTTCCACCACGGTTGATATCACTGTTAAGAATGCTGAGCAGCCGGTTGATGTTGCTGTTGCGTTTGAGGAGTTGACCTCTGTGGAGGTTAATGCTGATGGTGATGAGACTCCGGGTGCTGAGACTCCGAATAAGATTGCGGAGCACAAGAATCTGGAGGATAAGGCTCAGACTGTTACCTCTAAGAAGACGTTGACGCCGTCGATTAAGACGAAGGCTGAGTTTGCTGAGGGTTCTCATGAGGTTGTTGCTGGTGCCAAGGTCATCGATACTGTTGATTACTTCAACTTGGTTCCGGGTAAGGAATACACCCTGAAGGCTGAGCTCATTAACAAGAAGGACGGTAAGTCTGTTCTGGGTAGTGGCGAGGCTGTTGTTAAGCCTGAGTCTGCTAATGGCCAGGCTGAGGTTGAGATCACTGTTTCTGAGGATGTGAAGGAGCCGGTTGCGGCTGCTGTTGCGTTCGAGAAGTTGTTCTCTAAGCAGGTCAATGAATTTGGTGAGGATGCTCCGAATGAGGAGGGTGACGGTAATTTGATCACCACTCATGAGGACATCAGTGACAAGGATCAGACTGTTCCGAAGGGCGAGGAGACGACCACGACGAAGGAGCAGCCGACGCCGACCACAACGAAGGAGCAGCCGACGCCGACCACGACGAAGGAGCAGTCGACGCCGACCACAACGAAGGAGCAGCCGACGCCGACCACGACGAAGGAGCAACCGACGCCGGAGCAGCCGACGCCGACCACGACGAAGGAGCAACCGACGCCGACCACGACGAAGGAGCAACCGACGCCGACCACGACGAAGGAGCAACCGACGCCGACCACGACGAAGGAGCAACCGACGCCGACCACGACGAAGGAGCAACCGACGCCGACCACGACGAAGGAGCAGCCGACGACGTCGAAGGAGAATGAGTCTGGTGAGCCGAAGATTTCGACGAATGCTGACTTTGCTAATGGCGCAACTGAGGTTGTTGCTGGTGCGCAGGTCAATGACAGGGTGACTTATGAGGGCTTGGTCCCGGGTAAGGAATACACCTTGAAGGCTGAGTTGATTTCCAAGGCTGACGGTGAGTCTGTGCTGGGTGAAGGTGAGAGGACCTTTACTCCGGAGGCTTCTAAGGGCGAGGTTGTTGTTGAGATTACGGTCTTTGACAAGGTGACGGAGCCGGTTGAGGCTGCGGTTGCTTTCGAGAAGCTGTTCTCTAAGCAGGTCAATGAAGATGGCGAGGATGCTCCGAATGAGGAGGGTGACGGTAACCTGATCACCACTCACGAGGACATCAACGACAAGGATCAGACGGTTCCGAAGGATAAGGAGACCACGACTCCGACCGAGCCGACTAACCCGACGGAGCCGACGGAGCCGACTGAGCCGACGGAGCCGACTGAGCCGACGAAGCCGACCAACCCGACGGAGCCGACCGAGCCGACCGAGCCGACTGAGCCGACGGAGCCGACCAACCCGACGGAGCCGACCAACCCGACGGAGCCGACCGAGCCGACCGAGCCGACTGAGCCGACGGAGCCGACGGAGCCGACGGAGCCGACGGAGCCGACGGAGCCGACGGAGCCGACGGAGCCGACGGAGCCGACGGAGCCGACGGAGCCGACGGAGCCGACGGAGCCGACGGAGCCGACCGAGCCGACGGAGCCGACCGAGCCGACGGAGCCGACGGAGCCGACGGAGCCGACGGAGTCGACCGAGCCGACCGAGCCGACCGAGCCGACCGAGCCGACCGAGCCGACCGAGCCGGAGAACCCGGGTGAGGAGACGACCCCGAATAAGCCGGGCGACAAGCCGGGTGACGAAGATGGCAGCTCGAAGAAGTCTGACCTGCCGTGGTGGCTGCTGCTCATCCCGGGTCTGGGACTTGTCAAGATCATCGCCGACGGTTTCGATGGCGGCCACGATGGCGGCGATAACGTCAGCGATGGCGACCACGAGGGTGGCAATGACCACGGTGACGTGACCGAGGACAACGTCCGTGACAACGACGTCAAGGACGAGTCTGTCGAGGACGCCGGTCGCGGTGACCGTGATAAGAATGCCCTGGACGCTACTGCGCCGGAGGACGCTGGCCAGCCGCTGCCGTCCAACGCCGAGCGTGTCGAAATCAAGCACGTACCGTCTGGTGCGACCAAGCTTGAACCGGGCATGCAGAGCTACATTAAGTAG
- a CDS encoding metallophosphoesterase, with translation MKIFPILGGLAAAGLGTAAWAHSELTKFELKEYTLPLLPPGTLRDESEFRLLHVSDLHMIPGQRAKIEWVSSLDRLDPHLVVNTGDNLSDEAGVPDVLRALGPLLSRPGLFCFGTNDYWAPRIPNPFNYLVGKKNTPSYVNLPWKGMRAAFLERGWHDANQARVEFKVGDVRLAAAGVDDPHHDLDDYAEIAGAPNEDADLALALLHSPEPRVLEKFAADGYQLSLSGHTHGGQLCLPFKVAGSRSIVTNCGIDRARAQGLHKFGPMFMHVSNGLGTSKFVPFRLFCRPSATLLRITEKNT, from the coding sequence GTGAAGATTTTTCCCATCCTTGGCGGACTCGCCGCCGCAGGCCTCGGCACTGCCGCGTGGGCGCACTCGGAACTCACCAAATTTGAGCTCAAGGAGTACACGCTGCCCCTATTGCCGCCCGGTACGCTGCGCGATGAGTCTGAATTCCGCCTCTTGCACGTGTCCGACCTCCACATGATTCCGGGCCAACGCGCCAAAATCGAGTGGGTTTCCAGCCTCGACCGCCTCGACCCGCATCTCGTGGTCAATACCGGCGATAATCTCTCCGATGAGGCCGGCGTTCCCGATGTCCTCCGCGCACTCGGCCCGCTGCTGAGCCGCCCGGGCCTGTTCTGCTTCGGCACCAACGATTACTGGGCGCCGCGCATCCCGAACCCATTCAACTACCTTGTGGGTAAGAAGAACACGCCGTCCTATGTAAACCTGCCGTGGAAGGGCATGCGCGCGGCCTTCCTTGAGCGCGGCTGGCATGATGCCAACCAAGCCCGCGTGGAATTCAAGGTCGGCGATGTCCGCCTGGCCGCCGCCGGTGTGGATGACCCGCACCACGACCTGGATGACTACGCTGAAATCGCCGGCGCCCCGAACGAGGACGCCGACTTGGCCTTAGCGCTGCTGCACTCCCCCGAGCCCCGCGTGCTGGAGAAGTTCGCCGCCGACGGCTACCAGCTCTCACTGTCCGGCCACACGCACGGCGGCCAGCTCTGCCTTCCGTTCAAGGTGGCAGGCTCGCGCTCCATCGTGACCAACTGCGGCATCGACCGCGCCCGCGCCCAAGGCCTGCACAAATTCGGCCCCATGTTCATGCACGTCTCCAACGGCCTGGGCACCTCCAAGTTCGTCCCCTTCCGCCTGTTCTGCCGTCCGTCCGCCACGCTGCTGCGCATTACCGAGAAGAACACCTAG
- a CDS encoding GatB/YqeY domain-containing protein — protein sequence MSELKETIRADLKTSMKAKDKARTSAIRSLLSAIQAEETTGARHEITDEDVLKVIAREIKKRRESAEVYEANGRPELAEAELVDVPFFEAYQPEQLDDDALNALVAESIAEVEKESGEPVTIKQMGNVMKVANAKAAGRADGKRLSGAVKAALN from the coding sequence ATGAGTGAGTTGAAAGAAACTATCCGCGCAGACCTCAAGACCTCGATGAAGGCTAAGGACAAGGCCCGCACCTCCGCGATCCGTTCCCTCCTGTCCGCCATCCAGGCGGAGGAGACCACCGGTGCCCGCCACGAGATCACCGATGAGGACGTGCTCAAGGTCATTGCCCGTGAGATCAAGAAGCGCCGCGAGTCCGCCGAGGTCTACGAGGCGAACGGGCGCCCGGAGTTGGCAGAGGCGGAGCTTGTTGACGTCCCCTTCTTCGAGGCCTACCAGCCTGAGCAGCTTGACGACGACGCACTGAACGCCCTCGTCGCCGAATCCATCGCCGAGGTAGAGAAAGAATCTGGCGAGCCGGTCACCATCAAACAGATGGGCAATGTCATGAAGGTGGCCAACGCTAAGGCCGCTGGCCGTGCCGACGGCAAGCGTCTGTCGGGTGCTGTGAAGGCGGCCCTGAACTAA
- a CDS encoding transglycosylase domain-containing protein, giving the protein MTVIKSLGKLVLSTALVGLLIALALAPIAGVSGVAVAKTNETMQSDIQDLTSGDTPGVSTILDAKGNTMAYIFEQRRHPVKPDEISDAMKQAVVAIEDRRFYEHEGVDLQGNFRALWTNLAAGGVSQGASTIDQQYVKNYLLLVNATTDEERQAATEQSVPRKLREMRMATDIDAQLSKDEILTNYLNLVPFGNHSFGVEAAARTYFGTNAAHLTVPQAAMLAGMVQSSEYLNPYTNEEGVRERRNVVLQAMVNNGTLAQEDADNFAQQPLGVLDSPATLPNGCIGAGDRGFFCDYAVSYLADKGIDREHLARGGLTIKTTLDPDIQDQALNAVRSHTAPDAEGVAEVMNVIKPGADSRKVLAMVSSRTYGLDLDNHETLLPQPNSLVGNGAGSVFKLFTAAAALESGYGIKDRLAVPNRYEAEGLGFGGAENCPPNKYCVENAGNYAATMTLQDTLAYSPNTPFIELIEQLGVEQVVDMAVKLGLRSYEDPGSYDGDASIADHIKNANLGSFTLGPTAVNALELSNVGATVASEGMWCEPNPIEEVTDAHGNEVYLKHTPCERAVGKEVAKALENNMTADTQKGTASASARAAGFTGQAAAKTGTTESNQSSAFLGFNSAVAAAPYIYNDGTTTTPLCTGPVRQCQNGNLFGGKEPASTFYTMAARLPEAANGTVPDYDHAYDSGTVSPLIDGLKGKSEKQAREALEKAGYTVKTTEVAAPGVGYGKVVRVITGASGTKKGAEVTLQLSDGSSAPSSPSTGTDTGAGTDYIYAPPATGGGGDQPPSQPEPLFNQEDVDRLTNDVRDFFGL; this is encoded by the coding sequence GTGACTGTCATCAAATCCCTGGGAAAGCTCGTCCTCTCCACTGCGCTGGTCGGCCTCCTCATCGCCCTAGCACTAGCCCCCATCGCGGGTGTCAGCGGCGTCGCCGTGGCCAAAACCAACGAGACGATGCAATCGGACATCCAGGATCTCACCTCCGGAGATACCCCCGGCGTGAGCACCATCCTCGACGCTAAGGGCAACACCATGGCGTATATCTTTGAACAACGCCGCCACCCAGTGAAGCCGGATGAGATTTCAGATGCCATGAAGCAGGCCGTCGTCGCCATTGAGGATCGCCGCTTTTATGAGCATGAAGGCGTCGATCTCCAGGGCAATTTCCGCGCGCTGTGGACTAACTTGGCGGCCGGCGGCGTCTCCCAAGGCGCGTCCACCATTGACCAGCAGTACGTGAAGAACTACCTCCTGCTCGTCAATGCCACCACCGATGAGGAGCGCCAGGCCGCCACCGAGCAGTCCGTACCGCGCAAGCTGCGCGAGATGCGCATGGCTACCGATATCGATGCGCAGCTCTCCAAGGATGAGATCCTCACGAATTACCTCAACCTCGTCCCCTTCGGTAACCACTCCTTTGGTGTTGAGGCTGCTGCCCGCACCTACTTCGGCACCAACGCCGCTCACCTCACCGTGCCGCAGGCAGCGATGCTCGCCGGCATGGTGCAATCATCTGAGTACCTCAACCCCTACACCAATGAGGAGGGCGTGCGGGAGCGCCGCAACGTGGTACTGCAGGCCATGGTGAACAACGGAACCCTGGCCCAAGAGGACGCCGATAATTTTGCCCAGCAGCCCCTGGGCGTGCTCGATAGCCCAGCCACCCTCCCCAATGGCTGCATCGGTGCGGGCGACCGCGGCTTCTTCTGCGATTATGCAGTGAGCTACCTCGCGGATAAGGGCATTGACCGCGAGCACCTCGCCCGCGGCGGCCTCACCATCAAAACAACGCTGGATCCGGATATCCAAGACCAGGCCCTCAACGCGGTGCGCAGTCACACAGCCCCGGATGCAGAGGGCGTGGCTGAAGTGATGAACGTCATCAAGCCCGGCGCCGATTCCCGCAAGGTCCTAGCCATGGTGTCTTCCCGCACCTACGGACTCGACTTGGACAACCACGAAACCCTACTCCCCCAGCCCAATTCACTGGTGGGTAACGGCGCGGGTTCCGTGTTCAAGCTCTTTACCGCCGCAGCAGCGTTGGAGTCCGGCTACGGAATTAAAGACCGCCTCGCCGTGCCCAACCGCTACGAGGCCGAGGGCCTTGGCTTCGGTGGTGCGGAGAACTGCCCGCCGAATAAGTACTGCGTGGAAAATGCGGGCAACTATGCCGCCACCATGACGCTGCAGGACACCCTGGCTTATTCCCCTAACACCCCATTCATTGAGCTCATTGAGCAGCTCGGCGTCGAGCAGGTAGTGGATATGGCCGTCAAGCTAGGCCTGCGCTCCTACGAGGACCCCGGCAGCTACGACGGTGACGCATCCATCGCTGATCACATCAAGAATGCCAACCTGGGTTCCTTTACTTTGGGCCCAACGGCCGTGAATGCGCTGGAGCTGTCTAACGTGGGCGCAACGGTGGCCTCGGAAGGCATGTGGTGCGAGCCGAACCCTATTGAGGAGGTCACGGATGCGCACGGCAATGAGGTGTACCTCAAGCACACGCCGTGTGAACGCGCGGTGGGCAAGGAAGTAGCCAAGGCGCTGGAGAACAACATGACGGCCGATACCCAGAAGGGCACAGCGTCGGCGTCGGCACGCGCAGCAGGGTTCACAGGCCAAGCGGCAGCCAAGACGGGAACGACTGAGTCCAACCAGTCCTCGGCCTTCTTGGGCTTTAACTCAGCCGTGGCGGCCGCACCGTATATCTATAACGACGGCACCACAACGACTCCGCTGTGCACCGGCCCTGTACGCCAGTGCCAGAACGGCAACCTCTTCGGTGGCAAGGAGCCGGCCTCGACGTTTTACACCATGGCGGCACGCCTCCCAGAGGCCGCCAACGGCACGGTTCCGGACTACGACCACGCCTACGATTCGGGTACGGTCTCGCCGCTTATCGACGGCCTGAAGGGCAAGTCCGAAAAGCAAGCCCGAGAGGCCCTGGAGAAGGCGGGCTATACCGTCAAGACCACGGAAGTCGCAGCACCTGGTGTGGGTTATGGCAAGGTGGTGCGCGTCATCACGGGCGCGTCCGGCACCAAGAAGGGTGCGGAGGTAACGCTGCAGCTTTCCGACGGCTCCTCCGCCCCAAGCAGTCCCAGCACCGGCACCGACACCGGCGCCGGCACCGACTACATCTACGCGCCGCCCGCCACCGGCGGTGGCGGCGACCAGCCTCCTTCCCAGCCGGAGCCATTGTTCAACCAGGAGGATGTGGACCGCCTCACCAACGACGTGAGGGACTTCTTCGGACTCTAA
- a CDS encoding WhiB family transcriptional regulator, whose product MTVNVNGAGRSAMVKNASTTTERGEWVTQAKCRNGDPDALFVRGAEQRKAAVICRHCPVLNECRADALDNRVEFGVWGGLTERQRRALLRKNPHITSWAHYLAEGGELVGI is encoded by the coding sequence ATGACAGTCAATGTGAACGGTGCAGGACGGTCCGCAATGGTAAAGAATGCCTCGACGACCACGGAGCGTGGTGAGTGGGTTACCCAAGCTAAGTGCCGCAATGGCGATCCCGATGCCCTGTTCGTGCGTGGTGCTGAGCAGCGCAAGGCTGCAGTGATCTGCCGCCACTGCCCTGTGCTTAATGAGTGCCGCGCCGATGCCCTTGATAACCGCGTTGAGTTCGGCGTGTGGGGTGGCCTGACTGAGCGTCAGCGTCGCGCCCTGCTGCGTAAGAACCCGCACATCACCAGCTGGGCACACTACCTTGCTGAAGGCGGCGAACTCGTCGGGATTTAA
- a CDS encoding DUF4177 domain-containing protein → MTKWEYATAPVLTHATKQILDSWGEDGWELVTITPGMNPENVVAYFKRPLEES, encoded by the coding sequence ATGACTAAATGGGAATATGCCACTGCGCCAGTCCTTACTCACGCGACGAAGCAAATCCTGGATTCCTGGGGTGAAGACGGCTGGGAGCTCGTCACCATCACCCCGGGCATGAACCCGGAGAATGTTGTCGCCTACTTCAAGCGTCCGCTGGAGGAATCCTAA
- a CDS encoding RidA family protein, with amino-acid sequence MGVQERLEELGVELPSVAAPLASYVPATRVGSQVWTSGQLPVVDGELPATGKVGAEVSVERAQELARTAALNALAAIDSLVGLDKVSRVVKVVGFVASDPSFTEQAAVINGASDFLGDVFGEAGVHARSAVGVAVLPKDSPVEIEVIVEIAE; translated from the coding sequence ATGGGCGTGCAGGAACGCCTTGAGGAACTCGGCGTCGAACTTCCTTCCGTCGCAGCTCCGCTCGCGTCCTATGTTCCGGCTACCCGTGTGGGCAGCCAAGTATGGACCTCGGGTCAGCTGCCTGTCGTGGACGGTGAGCTGCCGGCTACCGGAAAGGTGGGGGCTGAGGTGTCGGTGGAGCGCGCCCAAGAGCTGGCGCGCACCGCGGCACTCAATGCACTCGCGGCTATCGACTCCCTCGTGGGCCTCGATAAGGTCAGCCGCGTGGTGAAGGTCGTCGGCTTTGTCGCCTCAGATCCTTCTTTCACGGAGCAGGCCGCAGTTATTAATGGCGCTTCGGACTTCTTGGGTGACGTCTTCGGTGAGGCCGGCGTGCATGCCCGTTCGGCGGTGGGGGTGGCAGTGTTGCCGAAGGATTCCCCCGTTGAGATCGAAGTTATCGTAGAAATCGCTGAGTAA